In a single window of the Desulfovibrio mangrovi genome:
- a CDS encoding MogA/MoaB family molybdenum cofactor biosynthesis protein, whose protein sequence is MHSCSLKSCKDICKGQLAFFSDAEVPIVCSHRVEGLGPRPWLPAGTLLLGDEGTPLFRVVQNVSLPVPDAQHAVKGFWAEALTDVSEAESLAFSAMRKGLSLAWVTLSDKGAAGERVDESGPLIERLVRESLDVGYAQGYILPDSIAELKQTVMELALGQGYDVILTTGGTGVGPRDTTPEAITGLLEKRLYGFEQAMMAASLAKTHNAVISRAVAGTLGGCLIITLPGSRKAVAENLEAVLPAVAHTVAKLQGDPADCGS, encoded by the coding sequence ATGCACAGTTGCAGTCTGAAATCGTGTAAGGACATTTGCAAAGGGCAATTGGCCTTCTTCTCCGACGCAGAGGTACCGATTGTTTGCAGCCACCGCGTGGAAGGTCTGGGGCCCCGCCCGTGGCTGCCTGCAGGCACCTTACTGCTGGGAGACGAAGGTACACCGCTCTTCAGGGTAGTGCAGAACGTCTCCCTGCCCGTACCGGATGCACAACATGCTGTGAAGGGCTTCTGGGCCGAGGCGCTGACCGATGTTTCCGAAGCCGAATCGCTGGCCTTTTCCGCCATGCGCAAGGGACTGAGCCTTGCGTGGGTGACGCTTTCCGATAAGGGGGCGGCAGGCGAGCGTGTGGACGAGAGCGGGCCGCTGATTGAGCGGCTGGTGCGCGAATCTCTGGATGTCGGGTATGCACAGGGCTACATCCTTCCCGATTCCATTGCCGAACTGAAGCAGACCGTCATGGAACTTGCCCTGGGGCAGGGGTATGATGTGATTCTCACCACGGGCGGCACAGGCGTGGGGCCTCGCGATACAACGCCGGAGGCCATAACCGGCCTGCTGGAGAAGCGTCTTTACGGTTTTGAGCAGGCCATGATGGCTGCAAGTCTTGCCAAGACGCATAATGCGGTTATTTCAAGGGCGGTAGCAGGTACGCTGGGGGGCTGCCTGATTATTACCCTTCCGGGCAGCCGAAAGGCTGTGGCGGAGAATCTGGAAGCCGTGCTGCCTGCGGTAGCGCACACGGTGGCCAAACTGCAGGGAGATCCTGCCGACTGCGGCAGCTAG
- a CDS encoding 4-hydroxybenzoate octaprenyltransferase, translating into MNPLAKFGAVCRMIKIEHSVFALPFAYIGAFMAAGGMPDVLTLLLLTVAMVGVRSFAMAFNRVVDLPFDSKNPRTQQRPLVTGEITPAQTWAFIVIMGTVFVLACWGLNPLCLKLAPLALAVSAIYSLLKRFTWLCHFWLGAVLALSPLAGWIAVDPQFTVPAVLFFWGIVFWVAGFDIIYSCQDTAFDKSIGLHSVPEHFGIRSALIISSFCHVVTSVMFLMGGWAGGLSWPYYLVWAGVSGVLYWEHSIISAEDMSRVNMAFFTLNGYISVALFAGVLLGIYL; encoded by the coding sequence ATGAACCCCTTAGCCAAATTCGGTGCGGTTTGCCGCATGATCAAGATAGAGCACTCCGTGTTCGCCCTGCCGTTTGCCTATATCGGAGCCTTCATGGCTGCGGGCGGCATGCCCGATGTTCTGACCCTGCTGCTTCTTACGGTAGCCATGGTCGGCGTGCGTTCCTTTGCCATGGCCTTCAACCGGGTTGTGGATCTTCCTTTTGATTCAAAGAACCCCCGCACGCAGCAGCGTCCGCTGGTGACCGGTGAGATTACCCCCGCGCAGACATGGGCTTTCATCGTCATCATGGGAACGGTGTTCGTGCTTGCCTGCTGGGGCCTGAATCCCCTCTGCCTCAAGCTTGCCCCGCTGGCATTGGCGGTTTCCGCCATTTATAGCCTGCTCAAGCGGTTTACGTGGCTCTGTCACTTCTGGCTGGGCGCCGTGCTGGCCCTGTCTCCCCTTGCCGGCTGGATTGCCGTGGACCCGCAGTTCACCGTGCCTGCCGTGCTCTTTTTCTGGGGCATTGTCTTTTGGGTGGCCGGATTCGACATCATCTATTCCTGTCAGGATACGGCGTTTGACAAGTCCATCGGGCTGCATTCCGTGCCGGAGCATTTCGGCATCCGTTCCGCACTGATCATTTCCTCCTTCTGCCATGTGGTGACCTCTGTCATGTTCCTCATGGGGGGCTGGGCAGGCGGGCTTTCCTGGCCTTACTATCTGGTCTGGGCCGGTGTTTCCGGCGTTCTGTACTGGGAACATTCCATCATTTCCGCAGAAGACATGAGCCGTGTGAACATGGCCTTCTTCACCCTGAACGGCTACATTTCCGTGGCTTTGTTCGCCGGTGTGCTGCTGGGCATCTATCTGTAG
- a CDS encoding tetratricopeptide repeat protein, whose amino-acid sequence MQRSRSWTYLLLITVLAVLLCGCEQEGRRSKTSSPATVEQVARAAGLDADVRYELREWLAAGQHKAFAVDPFDRHRYLSAIELETREQAMQEAMPDGGFVLFAIDDVVVWSEELAKHLASPLGKGRSQYEDGRYEEAAVTLARAAAGAPDDWYVQNRYGWALFMAGDWQAAVEAFGVATSRNPASVGSWQGLMQAQYALGEYEAAAKAAMRGREVAASEAQKNTFALNAAYAFVAQGNYNRASELAGRRPALGMQVQGTLKGLTVATVFKGGPADLAGVRQGDVLLHFNGGKVPVLPQDFIEANLRGDMFGQSLPFRVVRNGDTLAGEIVVGIPADLPERYDASKALRPE is encoded by the coding sequence ATGCAGCGTTCCCGTAGCTGGACATATCTCTTGCTGATTACAGTGCTGGCTGTGCTTTTGTGCGGCTGCGAGCAGGAGGGCAGGCGTTCCAAGACCTCCTCTCCGGCGACGGTCGAGCAGGTGGCCCGTGCTGCCGGTCTGGATGCGGATGTACGCTACGAATTGCGTGAATGGCTTGCCGCAGGGCAGCACAAGGCCTTTGCCGTGGACCCCTTTGACCGCCACCGCTATCTTTCCGCCATAGAGCTTGAAACCCGTGAACAGGCCATGCAAGAGGCCATGCCTGATGGAGGGTTCGTCCTCTTTGCGATCGATGATGTCGTGGTGTGGAGCGAAGAGCTGGCCAAGCATCTGGCTTCGCCTCTCGGCAAGGGGCGCAGTCAGTATGAGGATGGGCGTTACGAAGAGGCGGCTGTGACGTTGGCACGGGCTGCGGCGGGTGCCCCTGACGACTGGTATGTGCAAAACAGATACGGCTGGGCGTTGTTCATGGCCGGAGACTGGCAGGCGGCTGTGGAGGCCTTCGGCGTAGCAACGTCGCGTAATCCTGCGTCCGTGGGCTCATGGCAGGGCCTTATGCAGGCGCAGTATGCCTTGGGCGAATATGAGGCAGCTGCGAAGGCAGCCATGCGGGGACGGGAAGTTGCTGCTAGCGAAGCACAGAAAAATACGTTTGCACTGAACGCCGCCTATGCCTTTGTGGCGCAGGGCAACTACAACCGTGCTTCCGAGCTGGCGGGCAGGAGGCCCGCACTTGGCATGCAGGTTCAGGGAACGTTGAAGGGGCTGACCGTGGCCACCGTGTTCAAAGGGGGGCCTGCCGATCTTGCAGGCGTACGGCAGGGGGACGTGTTGCTGCATTTCAACGGAGGAAAGGTACCCGTATTGCCTCAGGATTTTATAGAAGCAAATCTGCGTGGGGATATGTTCGGGCAGTCGCTTCCGTTTCGTGTTGTCCGTAACGGTGATACGCTTGCCGGAGAGATTGTGGTCGGCATTCCCGCTGACTTGCCTGAACGGTATGATGCCAGCAAGGCCCTCAGGCCCGAGTAG
- a CDS encoding HlyD family secretion protein: MEAQNKSTDSAQLTPAQAKRKKTIVMLTLLLLLLGSTGYVWAIWGEEETDDAFVDGHIYSVNPRVSGFVNSVLVEDNQQVEAGQLLIELDPTDLEVALAQARADLSTAESQYAALEMQAPLTISETDSRVTQANAQLAGLYKNLEQAAEEEEAARKAVEQATAVEKQAALDMKRYETLIADKVVSQSAYDNALTKLKTAQAELGSAQAKMLALTHKRGSLQQDVDRLKASIRLAKTGHDKARIDDKQALAQKARVELALARVKQAELNLSYTRITAPAAGYVTKRNVEAGQQIAAGQMLLAVVPLDKKGLWITANFKETQLTHMQVGQHVTMKVDAYPDITLSGTVESLMAGTGSAFSLFPPENASGNFVKVVQRVPVKVVLDETNQNLPDLRIGMSVISTVHTR; the protein is encoded by the coding sequence ATGGAAGCTCAAAACAAATCGACGGATTCGGCACAACTGACGCCTGCACAGGCCAAGCGCAAGAAGACCATTGTCATGCTCACCCTGCTGCTCCTTCTTCTCGGATCGACAGGCTATGTCTGGGCCATCTGGGGAGAAGAAGAAACCGACGACGCCTTTGTGGACGGACACATCTATTCCGTTAACCCCCGCGTATCGGGCTTCGTGAATTCCGTGCTGGTCGAGGACAACCAACAGGTGGAAGCAGGCCAACTGTTGATCGAGCTTGACCCCACCGACCTTGAGGTAGCCCTTGCGCAGGCGCGCGCCGATCTTTCCACGGCGGAAAGCCAGTATGCGGCACTGGAAATGCAGGCTCCGCTGACCATCAGCGAGACGGATTCCAGAGTCACGCAGGCCAACGCCCAGCTTGCCGGTCTCTACAAGAACCTTGAACAGGCCGCAGAAGAAGAGGAAGCCGCCCGCAAGGCCGTGGAGCAGGCAACCGCAGTGGAAAAGCAGGCCGCGCTGGACATGAAGCGCTATGAAACCCTTATTGCGGACAAGGTGGTTTCCCAGTCGGCCTATGACAATGCCCTGACCAAACTGAAGACCGCGCAGGCCGAGCTTGGGTCCGCGCAGGCCAAGATGCTGGCCCTGACGCACAAGCGCGGTTCGCTGCAGCAGGATGTGGACAGACTGAAGGCCAGCATCCGGCTTGCAAAGACCGGCCACGACAAGGCCCGCATAGACGACAAGCAGGCCCTTGCCCAGAAGGCCCGCGTGGAGCTTGCCCTCGCCCGGGTGAAGCAGGCCGAACTCAATCTTTCCTATACCCGCATCACCGCTCCTGCCGCAGGCTATGTCACCAAGCGCAACGTGGAAGCGGGTCAACAAATCGCCGCGGGCCAGATGCTGCTTGCAGTGGTACCGCTGGACAAGAAGGGTCTGTGGATCACTGCCAATTTCAAGGAAACCCAGCTCACCCACATGCAGGTGGGCCAGCATGTCACCATGAAAGTGGATGCCTACCCGGACATCACGCTCAGCGGAACCGTCGAATCCCTCATGGCCGGAACCGGCTCTGCCTTTTCCCTGTTCCCGCCGGAGAACGCTTCCGGCAACTTCGTGAAGGTGGTGCAGCGTGTGCCTGTAAAAGTCGTACTGGATGAAACCAACCAGAACCTACCCGACCTGCGCATCGGCATGAGCGTCATCTCCACAGTGCACACCCGCTAA
- a CDS encoding DHA2 family efflux MFS transporter permease subunit encodes MPDASKPTAPSATAPWKPQANPWLIAIAVMLATVLEVLDTSVANVALPHMAGNLSASTEEATWVLTSYLVSNAIVLPMTGWLSATFGRKRFLLGCVILFIIASGACGAAPTLGSLVFARIVQGAAGGALQPLSQAILMESFPPEKRGVAMAVFGLGVVVAPIIGPTLGGWITDNYSWRWIFYINLPLGLLALMMCQSFIEDPPYLKESKNQRNGSVDYIGFAFMSVGLATLQIILDQGQQVDWFSALWLRWFTGICVFSLIAFVFWELHVKHPIVDLRVLKDKNFAAGTVLIFMVGIVLYSTVTMLPLFLQNLLQYPALDSGMALSPRGMGAVLSMIIVGKCIGRVDSRLLIGFGFTMLAAASWKFGSLNMTIGMGDIIIPNVVMGLGMGFVFVPLTTTAMGGLPVEKMGNAAGIFNLMRNIGGGVGISIVTTMLSRGAQANQAHLAAHTSQFDPVFRQYAAGLTEALKGQVAIGAEHKSALAAIYRMMIEQATLLSFIDIFRWLAVICALCIAGVFILRKTKGAAGPIAAH; translated from the coding sequence ATGCCCGACGCATCCAAACCGACAGCCCCCTCCGCAACAGCTCCGTGGAAGCCGCAGGCGAACCCGTGGCTCATTGCCATTGCCGTCATGCTCGCAACTGTTCTTGAAGTGCTGGACACCTCAGTGGCGAACGTGGCCCTGCCGCACATGGCGGGCAACCTTTCCGCCAGCACGGAAGAAGCCACATGGGTGCTGACCAGCTATCTGGTCTCCAACGCCATCGTACTGCCCATGACAGGCTGGCTTTCGGCCACCTTCGGCCGCAAGCGCTTCCTGCTCGGCTGCGTTATCCTGTTCATCATCGCCTCCGGGGCCTGCGGTGCCGCCCCCACGCTCGGCTCGCTGGTCTTTGCGCGCATCGTGCAAGGAGCCGCAGGCGGTGCATTGCAACCGCTCTCGCAGGCCATACTCATGGAAAGCTTTCCGCCGGAGAAACGCGGCGTGGCCATGGCCGTATTCGGCCTCGGCGTGGTTGTGGCGCCCATCATCGGCCCCACGCTGGGCGGCTGGATCACGGACAACTACTCATGGCGCTGGATATTCTACATCAACCTGCCGCTGGGCCTGCTGGCCTTGATGATGTGTCAGAGCTTCATTGAAGACCCGCCCTACCTCAAGGAAAGCAAGAATCAGCGCAACGGCTCCGTGGACTACATCGGCTTTGCCTTCATGTCCGTGGGCCTTGCCACCCTGCAGATCATTCTCGATCAGGGACAGCAGGTGGACTGGTTCTCCGCCCTCTGGTTACGCTGGTTCACGGGCATCTGCGTGTTCTCGCTCATCGCCTTCGTCTTCTGGGAACTGCATGTGAAGCATCCCATCGTCGATCTGCGGGTACTCAAGGACAAGAACTTTGCCGCCGGCACCGTGCTCATCTTCATGGTCGGCATCGTGCTCTACAGCACTGTGACCATGCTGCCGCTCTTCCTGCAGAACCTGCTGCAGTACCCTGCGCTGGACAGCGGCATGGCCCTCTCCCCCCGCGGGATGGGAGCAGTATTGTCCATGATCATCGTGGGCAAGTGCATCGGCAGGGTGGATTCACGCCTGCTCATTGGTTTCGGATTCACCATGCTGGCGGCAGCTTCATGGAAATTCGGCAGCCTGAACATGACCATAGGCATGGGTGACATCATCATCCCCAACGTTGTCATGGGGCTGGGCATGGGCTTTGTGTTCGTGCCCCTCACCACCACCGCCATGGGGGGCCTGCCCGTGGAAAAAATGGGCAACGCCGCAGGCATATTCAACCTTATGCGCAACATAGGCGGCGGCGTGGGCATTTCCATTGTTACCACCATGCTTTCACGCGGAGCGCAGGCCAATCAGGCTCATCTGGCCGCGCATACCTCGCAGTTCGATCCGGTGTTCCGCCAATATGCCGCAGGGCTGACAGAGGCTCTCAAGGGACAGGTTGCCATAGGTGCGGAACACAAGAGCGCCCTTGCCGCCATTTACAGGATGATGATTGAGCAGGCCACGCTGCTCTCGTTCATAGACATATTCCGATGGCTCGCCGTCATATGCGCCCTGTGCATCGCGGGAGTATTCATCCTGCGCAAGACCAAGGGAGCTGCCGGTCCGATAGCAGCCCACTAG
- a CDS encoding HD-GYP domain-containing protein produces MQVRLIDLIGVLSRALDLVSRTLGKHHAHVGCMAARIAGRMELSPVMQRDVLLAGMLHDAGAVALHINLESLGFEADIHTHARAGQLLFGNFSGLESVAAIIGEHHTSWAHLADSGMENELALAAAIVNLVDFVDVRLDRTKPYDGQFARVLEAAQREAGGKFNPDCVNVFRDMVAEPDSLSGLFAPEECLCTDAHEQLETIVLNAWEVLGLCGLFAQVIDFRSRFTATHSRGVAIVAQDLARLFNFDVDDRHAMYVAGLLHDIGKLAVPSRLLEKPGKLEEDEFLAVQDHAVVGEYILGGVPGLEKVCEWGTQHHERLDGSGYPLGRSADQLSLGSRIMQVADVFTAITEDRPYRDGMNAEQTANVLRAQVDKGALDPEVVQVLMTHLDDINETRMREQRRAKQEFEAFAEAVHHASLSEIEDNLSSVCIAGGA; encoded by the coding sequence ATGCAGGTCAGACTCATAGACCTCATTGGTGTATTATCGCGCGCACTCGACCTTGTATCCCGTACCCTCGGCAAGCACCATGCCCATGTCGGCTGCATGGCTGCGCGTATTGCCGGACGCATGGAGCTGAGTCCTGTCATGCAGCGAGACGTGCTGCTTGCGGGTATGCTGCATGATGCTGGTGCTGTTGCCCTGCATATCAATCTGGAATCGCTGGGCTTCGAGGCGGATATTCATACCCATGCCCGTGCAGGCCAACTGCTGTTCGGCAATTTTTCCGGACTGGAGTCGGTTGCCGCCATCATCGGCGAGCACCACACCTCCTGGGCGCATCTGGCTGACTCCGGCATGGAGAACGAGCTTGCCCTTGCGGCGGCTATCGTGAATCTGGTCGATTTCGTTGATGTGCGTCTGGACCGCACCAAACCCTATGACGGGCAGTTTGCTCGCGTGCTTGAGGCCGCGCAGCGCGAGGCGGGTGGCAAATTCAATCCCGACTGCGTGAACGTGTTCCGCGACATGGTCGCCGAGCCGGACTCGTTGAGCGGTTTGTTCGCGCCGGAGGAGTGCCTGTGTACCGACGCCCACGAGCAGCTTGAGACGATTGTTCTGAATGCATGGGAAGTGCTGGGGTTGTGCGGTCTTTTTGCGCAGGTTATTGACTTCAGGAGTCGTTTTACGGCAACCCATTCGCGCGGTGTAGCCATCGTGGCGCAGGACCTTGCCCGATTGTTCAATTTTGATGTCGATGATCGTCACGCCATGTACGTGGCCGGACTGCTGCACGACATAGGCAAGCTGGCGGTGCCCAGCAGATTGCTGGAAAAGCCCGGCAAGCTGGAAGAGGACGAGTTTCTCGCCGTGCAGGATCATGCCGTGGTGGGCGAGTATATTCTTGGCGGAGTACCCGGACTTGAAAAGGTGTGCGAGTGGGGCACACAGCACCATGAACGCCTTGATGGTTCCGGCTATCCTCTGGGGCGCTCTGCGGACCAGCTCAGCCTCGGTTCACGCATCATGCAGGTGGCTGACGTCTTTACCGCCATTACGGAAGACCGCCCCTATCGGGATGGTATGAACGCCGAACAGACGGCCAATGTATTGCGCGCGCAGGTGGACAAGGGAGCCCTTGATCCGGAAGTGGTGCAGGTGCTCATGACGCATCTGGACGATATTAATGAAACCCGCATGCGGGAACAGCGTCGCGCCAAACAGGAATTCGAAGCCTTTGCCGAGGCGGTGCACCATGCATCCCTCAGCGAGATCGAAGACAACCTTTCATCAGTGTGTATCGCCGGAGGAGCATGA
- a CDS encoding AI-2E family transporter, with protein sequence MVISDKPFTFDRVVRIAITIGLLWGGVTVLGYLSDVLVPFVVALILAYLMHPLAQRIQTYVKRREVAVLLTLLLIISVLCGLISLIVPMITAEVKHMGRLVTEFAGNSPLAAKASQELPAEVWAVLKDVLNQSDLREFFTSSQGLDMVQTAAKKLLPGLWGAVKGAGNLIMGIMGLLIIVLYTVFLLMDFQKVQTDWRTMLPLSWRAPVELFVNDFEAGMNRYFRAQALVAAIVGVLFAIGFSILGLPLAILLGLFIGALNMVPYLQILGFVPAVLLGIIHWLETDINFAMLMLLILAVFAVVQLIQDAVLTPRIMGQAMGLSPWMILLSLSVWGKLLGLLGLLIALPMTVLCLSYYRRVIDPVPAVRVEDLSPDDSPEEQAKED encoded by the coding sequence ATGGTCATCAGCGACAAGCCCTTCACCTTCGACAGAGTCGTCCGCATCGCCATCACCATCGGCTTGCTGTGGGGCGGCGTCACCGTGCTGGGGTACCTGAGCGATGTGCTTGTTCCCTTCGTGGTCGCACTCATCCTCGCCTACCTCATGCATCCTCTTGCCCAGCGCATCCAGACCTACGTGAAGCGCAGGGAGGTGGCGGTACTGCTGACCCTGCTGCTCATTATCAGCGTTCTCTGCGGCCTGATTTCCCTCATCGTGCCCATGATCACCGCCGAAGTGAAACACATGGGCAGGCTTGTCACCGAATTTGCGGGCAACTCCCCCCTCGCAGCCAAGGCTTCGCAGGAATTGCCTGCCGAAGTGTGGGCAGTGCTCAAGGATGTGCTCAACCAGAGCGACCTACGGGAGTTCTTCACTTCCTCGCAGGGACTGGACATGGTGCAAACTGCCGCCAAGAAGCTGCTCCCCGGCCTGTGGGGTGCCGTAAAAGGCGCGGGCAACCTCATCATGGGCATCATGGGCCTGCTCATTATCGTGCTTTACACTGTCTTTCTGCTCATGGATTTCCAGAAGGTGCAGACCGACTGGCGCACCATGCTTCCCCTGTCATGGCGTGCTCCGGTCGAACTTTTTGTCAACGATTTCGAAGCAGGCATGAACCGCTATTTCAGGGCGCAAGCCCTGGTTGCCGCCATTGTGGGCGTTCTCTTTGCCATCGGCTTCTCCATACTCGGCCTGCCTCTGGCCATCCTGCTCGGTCTGTTCATAGGCGCGCTGAACATGGTGCCCTATCTGCAGATTTTGGGCTTTGTGCCCGCGGTCCTGCTGGGCATCATTCACTGGCTGGAAACGGACATCAACTTTGCCATGCTCATGCTGCTCATTCTTGCGGTATTCGCCGTGGTGCAGCTTATTCAGGACGCCGTGCTCACCCCGCGCATCATGGGACAGGCCATGGGGCTTTCCCCGTGGATGATCCTGCTTTCGCTTTCCGTGTGGGGCAAGCTGCTCGGTCTGCTCGGCCTGCTTATCGCCCTGCCCATGACAGTTCTTTGCCTCTCCTACTACCGCCGGGTCATTGACCCCGTGCCTGCAGTGCGTGTAGAGGACCTCTCCCCAGACGATTCGCCTGAAGAGCAGGCAAAAGAAGATTAA
- a CDS encoding SPOR domain-containing protein — protein sequence MNRSTRSHLTFGFAAMLFTAFISTAIMAKWIIFSVEPALVPPSGGSFATAPSENSRTDDTASPATSSLTQEYMIVTPAEAASDDGSRQPVEPVLETAAGPVETSIKKSAGQLPETATLASMFPLPSQFSGTPDAAPAQTGEALEAAPQNKTVPYKTPDKSPDKTINRTSDKTTAATMAAPQTETAVAANASSPAPPAPPARAVPSHRVTEQQTKQTAAKTAATPVKTVPPSSKASKPATVAASQPNTPRTTLPAIRPAAATGTLWLAHTGSYQSRAEAFTERGRLSAAGFTAEVIVLYDTRQRAWYSLLAGTGASRQAAEAICTRYKSARNSPCAIRSFTAAKYKARAERARR from the coding sequence ATGAACAGATCCACACGGTCACACCTGACTTTCGGATTTGCCGCCATGCTCTTCACGGCCTTCATTTCCACGGCCATCATGGCCAAATGGATAATTTTTTCCGTTGAGCCGGCACTTGTTCCTCCATCAGGCGGCAGCTTTGCAACCGCGCCCTCTGAGAATTCGCGGACGGACGACACAGCCTCCCCTGCCACCTCCTCCCTCACGCAAGAATACATGATCGTAACGCCCGCCGAAGCCGCATCGGACGATGGCTCACGACAGCCGGTCGAACCGGTTCTGGAAACGGCAGCCGGTCCCGTGGAAACGTCCATCAAGAAATCCGCAGGACAACTGCCGGAAACCGCCACTCTGGCCAGCATGTTTCCGCTGCCTTCACAGTTCTCCGGTACTCCTGATGCTGCACCAGCACAGACCGGCGAAGCGTTGGAGGCGGCCCCTCAAAACAAAACAGTACCGTATAAGACGCCTGACAAGTCGCCGGACAAGACGATTAACAGGACAAGTGACAAGACTACGGCAGCAACCATGGCTGCTCCACAAACCGAAACAGCTGTTGCAGCCAACGCATCGTCTCCGGCCCCTCCGGCCCCCCCAGCCCGCGCTGTTCCAAGCCATCGCGTTACTGAACAGCAGACAAAACAAACGGCAGCCAAAACCGCTGCAACACCGGTAAAGACTGTCCCCCCCTCTTCCAAAGCATCGAAGCCTGCAACCGTTGCCGCTTCACAACCAAACACGCCCCGCACCACGCTACCGGCCATACGCCCCGCCGCTGCCACAGGCACGCTCTGGCTGGCACATACCGGCAGCTACCAATCACGCGCGGAAGCATTTACCGAACGCGGCAGACTCTCGGCAGCAGGATTCACCGCAGAGGTCATCGTGCTGTACGATACCCGCCAGCGCGCATGGTACAGCCTGCTCGCCGGTACGGGCGCATCCAGACAGGCCGCAGAAGCCATCTGCACGCGCTACAAGTCCGCGCGCAATTCCCCCTGTGCAATCCGCTCCTTCACCGCTGCCAAATACAAGGCACGGGCCGAGCGCGCCCGCCGCTGA
- a CDS encoding LysE family translocator has translation MDSTLWALMGLAFLLVITPGQDTMLVLRNVMLRGKFAGIATGVGACCGLFVHATLSVFGLSAVLLYSATAFSILKIMGACYLVYLGGRSLWGAWRGEALPDGLGMEGAQLLRGNMGQLRKAFGEGFMSNVLNPKVVIFYFAVLPQVIGDPALIIRDTLFFVGFQFVIAVIYLTLLSMFLGHVRHVLLRPAFKRKLETVTGGLMVVFGVSLALEQAP, from the coding sequence GTGGATAGTACGCTCTGGGCCCTGATGGGCCTTGCTTTTTTACTGGTCATCACGCCCGGGCAGGACACCATGCTTGTCTTGCGCAACGTGATGCTGCGCGGCAAATTCGCAGGCATTGCCACGGGAGTGGGCGCCTGCTGCGGTCTTTTCGTGCATGCAACGCTTTCCGTATTCGGCCTGTCCGCCGTATTGCTGTATTCAGCCACGGCGTTTTCCATCCTGAAGATCATGGGCGCATGCTATCTGGTCTATCTGGGCGGGCGCTCTCTGTGGGGAGCCTGGCGCGGCGAGGCGCTTCCGGACGGTCTGGGGATGGAAGGGGCTCAGCTGCTGCGCGGCAATATGGGACAGTTGCGCAAAGCCTTCGGCGAAGGCTTCATGAGCAACGTGCTCAACCCCAAGGTCGTGATATTCTATTTTGCCGTATTACCGCAGGTCATCGGCGATCCCGCGCTCATCATCCGTGATACGCTCTTTTTTGTGGGCTTTCAGTTCGTCATCGCCGTTATCTATCTGACTCTGCTTTCCATGTTTCTCGGCCATGTACGTCATGTGTTGTTGCGTCCCGCCTTCAAGCGCAAGCTTGAAACCGTTACGGGCGGCCTCATGGTTGTGTTTGGCGTGAGTCTGGCCTTGGAGCAGGCTCCGTAA
- a CDS encoding TetR/AcrR family transcriptional regulator has translation MQTPDENKRRKIMEAASALFASRPFHKVLLTDVATEAGVGKGTVYIYFKDKDDLYRSVVHAGFHEVIQRIRTQLEEQTDSPETQLRNAIGEVVRYAYGNPDIFRLLREAHAKADDTAHCAAIRLELATIFEAIIRSGIAKGMFCDPHPELSARFIPGFVRSAFIYGDNTFDTQTLEDHIMRFVLAGLKTPAPAC, from the coding sequence ATGCAGACTCCCGACGAAAACAAGCGCAGAAAGATCATGGAAGCCGCCAGCGCCCTGTTTGCCTCCCGCCCCTTCCACAAGGTGCTCCTCACGGACGTGGCTACGGAAGCAGGTGTGGGCAAGGGGACTGTCTACATCTATTTCAAGGACAAGGACGACCTTTACCGCTCCGTTGTCCACGCCGGTTTTCACGAAGTCATCCAGCGCATCAGAACCCAGCTGGAAGAGCAAACGGATTCTCCCGAGACGCAATTACGCAACGCCATCGGCGAAGTGGTGCGCTATGCCTACGGGAATCCTGACATCTTCCGTCTGCTGCGCGAGGCACATGCCAAAGCGGACGACACTGCACACTGCGCCGCCATACGACTGGAACTGGCCACCATCTTCGAAGCCATCATCCGATCCGGCATTGCCAAGGGCATGTTCTGCGATCCGCACCCCGAACTGAGCGCCCGGTTCATTCCCGGATTCGTCCGCTCCGCCTTCATATACGGCGACAACACGTTTGATACACAAACGCTGGAAGACCACATCATGCGCTTTGTCCTTGCCGGACTGAAAACGCCTGCCCCGGCCTGCTAG
- a CDS encoding YwbE family protein translates to MDGTNRSDIHPGLKVRIVLKQDQRTGKLTEGIVKNLLTKAPYHSRGIKVRLESGLIGRVREIIG, encoded by the coding sequence ATGGACGGCACCAACCGCAGCGACATTCATCCAGGACTTAAAGTGCGCATAGTCCTCAAGCAGGACCAGCGCACGGGCAAACTTACGGAAGGCATCGTCAAGAACCTGCTGACGAAGGCCCCCTACCATTCCCGCGGCATCAAGGTGCGGCTGGAAAGCGGCCTCATCGGCAGGGTGCGGGAGATCATCGGCTGA